The following proteins come from a genomic window of Blastocatellia bacterium:
- a CDS encoding alcohol dehydrogenase catalytic domain-containing protein, producing the protein MRALKFDGALRYVSDAPMPRHEQESLIRVLLAGICNTDIEITRGYASFRGILGHEFVGVVEASPQAELIGQRVVGEINVGCGECAGCAIGDARHCPRRTALGIVGRDGAMAEFLSLPARNLFVVPPSLRDEEAVFTEPLAAAAHILEQTPINPADRVSVIGDGKLGLLVAQVMRSTGCQLLLIGKHANKLALAQQWGIETLLATEAADLEAASQDCVIEATGSAGGFELALRLVRPQGCIIVKSTFAGGLHLDMSRLVVNEVTLIGSRCGRFPRALELLASRQVDVTSLISEIVPLEHGLRAFELAQAPGVLKVLLRPVES; encoded by the coding sequence ATGAGAGCACTGAAATTTGACGGAGCGCTTCGATATGTCAGTGACGCGCCGATGCCACGTCATGAGCAAGAGTCGTTGATCCGCGTTTTGCTCGCCGGCATTTGCAATACCGACATTGAGATCACCCGCGGCTATGCCAGTTTTCGCGGCATTCTCGGTCATGAGTTTGTTGGTGTGGTCGAAGCATCGCCGCAGGCCGAGTTGATCGGTCAACGGGTTGTTGGAGAAATCAATGTGGGCTGTGGCGAATGCGCCGGATGTGCGATCGGTGATGCGCGGCATTGCCCGCGGCGCACGGCGTTGGGGATTGTTGGGCGTGATGGAGCGATGGCCGAGTTTCTCTCGTTACCGGCAAGAAATTTGTTTGTTGTTCCTCCGTCGTTGCGGGATGAGGAGGCCGTCTTCACTGAGCCGTTGGCTGCCGCTGCTCACATTTTGGAGCAGACGCCGATCAATCCGGCGGATCGGGTCAGCGTTATTGGCGATGGTAAGCTCGGCCTCTTGGTGGCGCAGGTGATGCGCTCAACCGGATGCCAATTACTCTTGATCGGCAAGCATGCCAATAAACTGGCACTTGCTCAGCAGTGGGGGATAGAGACACTGCTGGCAACAGAGGCAGCCGACCTGGAAGCAGCCAGTCAGGATTGTGTCATCGAAGCGACCGGCTCAGCCGGCGGATTTGAGCTTGCCCTGCGGCTGGTGCGCCCACAGGGGTGCATCATCGTGAAGTCCACGTTCGCTGGCGGGCTTCATCTTGATATGTCGCGCCTGGTGGTGAACGAAGTGACACTCATAGGATCACGGTGCGGTCGGTTTCCTCGCGCGTTAGAACTGTTGGCCTCGCGTCAGGTGGATGTCACCAGCCTGATTTCAGAGATTGTTCCGCTTGAGCATGGGCTCCGCGCGTTTGAATTGGCTCAGGCGCCCGGAGTGCTCAAGGTGTTGTTACGACCGGTGGAGAGTTAA